One genomic window of Salvelinus alpinus chromosome 17, SLU_Salpinus.1, whole genome shotgun sequence includes the following:
- the LOC139542273 gene encoding zinc finger and BTB domain-containing protein 39-like produces MRIRLQGSGHAAGLLTELNHCRLSRLFCDVILQVGSRFFTVHRAVLACAGTHFRSLFSGRGKQIGTSGAGATTTYSLDFVSPANFEKVLTFIYTGEIFTDLIDVGVLYELAERLGVRELVRACHTTFPDLQQLGSGSADCVADGDLDPDMVAAAAGSSMCSSSAASCSSLSSSAGPSAAPTPAAAPSPLPLPQGSRVARLGRGGGHTATLCLPLKAEDEQSHLGYGQMGYGQMAEDKQLQLAGDQQSSVGSLSTVAVGATPGLLLPLQLKTEEGVEVVMGDRVGNSEEEQMVASGSRAGSPTPCVSDACSFPDSSAQLGRVVCGVEAPCAPSSFGDPLDSLQLGGVGGLSSGHKGVIFEGEENEEDNEEKREQLQGDEGTDGGGDQWRPLAEDVIELSDDENYMEEEEDEEDDEDDFVCVENGVVVSREGVKPGQMSGMVACKACGMELLTESAALRAHAETHLTETGTCRVCGASFPGDRGASITHALSHVVFSCDMCHLQFCSQAKLVRHRRQAAAQYTLPSQLHNATQGHNGELQCAVCKKTLTKDFPVIRDHLLSHVSIQSLSCGVCLLPQPSLCALLWHALTHLSLPVYSCPLCACGFLDRPLLDRHMALHAEEAETDREAMRAHKAAGAEGEEELRCFLCPETFRSGTAFQYHLSFHTNETQPQGHGQGSQGWTGKRKADQLEYSCSSPLEAGSLGKLGNMGFDLGMGSFRLSDKLLQGAVASGFSAGLLSNGNSSSISGSAMGAATPRGKWYRCRFCGKHFAHSGEFTYHLRIHTGEKPYQCKVCLRFFRGRSTMICHLKTHAGALMYRCTVCGLYFSTLKLVSSHMEIHKDHLHTDFNIEQTFMYNDHSKEPLPALDT; encoded by the exons ATGAGGATACGGCTGCAGGGCTCAGGCCATGCCGCCGGCCTCCTCACCGAGCTCAATCACTGCCGTCTCTCCCGCCTCTTCTGTGATGTCATCCTTCAGGTGGGGAGCCGCTTCTTCACAGTGCACCGTGCGGTGCTCGCCTGCGCTGGGACACACTTCCGCAGCCTGTTCTCAGGTAGGGGGAAACAGATCGGAACCTCTGGAGCCGGAGCTACAACAACGTACTCTCTGGACTTTGTGTCCCCGGCCAACTTTGAGAAGGTGCTGACGTTCATCTACACCGGAGAGATCTTCACAGACCTGATAGATGTAGGGGTGCTGTATGAGCTGGCAGAGAGGCTGGGGGTGAGAGAGCTGGTGAGAGCCTGTCACACTACCTTCCCTGACCTGCAGCAGCTGGGCTCAGGGTCTGCAGACTGTGTGGCGGATggagacctggaccctgacatgGTTGCTGCTGCAGCTGGGTCATCAATGTGCTCGTCGTCTGCAGCATCTTGTTCCTCTCTGTCGTCATCTGCTGGTCCCTCAGCTGCTCCTACCCCGGCGGCAGCAccatcacctctccctctcccccagggCAGCAGGGTGGCCAGGCTGGGCCGGGGTGGTGGACACACAGCCACTCTGTGCCTGCCTCTCAAAGCAGAGGATGAGCAGTCTCACCTGGGCTATGGACAGATGGGCTATGGACAGATGGCCGAAGACAAACAGCTACAGCTGGCTGGAGATCAGCAGAGTTCAGTAGGTAGTCTCTCCACTGTAGCTGTTGGGGCCACCCCAGGACTTCTCCTTCCCTTGCAGCTGAAGACTGAGGAGGGCGTGGAGGTGGTGATGGGAGACAGGGTTGGTAACAGTGAGGAGGAACAGATGGTAGCTAGTGGGAGTAGAGCTGGTTCTCCAACTCCATGTGTGTCTGACGCCTGCTCCTTCCCTGACTCGTCAGCCCAGCTGGGAAGGGTGGTCTGTGGGGTGGAGGCTCCCTGTGCCCCCTCCTCCTTTGGAGACCCCCTGGACAGTCTGCAGTTGGGGGGGGTGGGTGGGCTTAGCTCTGGCCACAAAGGGGTCATCTTCGAAGGGGAGGAGAATGAAGAAGATAATGAGGAAAAGAGAGAACAGCTGCAGGGAGATGAAGGGACTGACGGAGGAGGGGACCAGTGGAGACCCCTGGCTGAAGATGTCATTGAGCTGAGCGATGACGAGAATTAcatggaggaggaagaagatgaggaggacgatgaagatgactttgtgtgtgtggagAATGGAGTAGTGGTTAGCAGAGAGGGAGTGAAGCCTGGCCAGATGTCGGGTATGGTGGCGTGTAAAGCCTGTGGGATGGAACTGTTAACAGAGTCTGCTGCCCTGAGGGCCCACGCGGAGACCCACCTCACTGAGACAGGGacctgcagagtgtgtggggCATCTTTCCCCGGGGACCGCGGGGCCAGCATCACCCACGCCCTGTCCCATGTGGTGTTCTCCTGTGACATGTGTCATCTCCAGTTCTGCAGCCAGGCCAAGCTGGTACGCCACAGACGCCAGGCGGCTGCTCAGTACACCCTCCCCAGTCAGCTCCACAACGCCACCCAGGGGCACAATGGGGAGCTGCAGTGTGCCGTCTGTAAGAAAACCCTCACCAAGGATTTCCCG GTCATCAGGGATCACCTGCTGAGTCACGTGTCTATCCAGTCACTGAGCTGTGGTGTGTGCCTGTTACCCCAGCCCTCCCTGTGTGCCCTGCTGTGGCACGCCCTCACCCACCTCTCCCTGCCAGTCTACTCCTGCCCGCTCTGCGCCTGCGGCTTCCTGGATCGCCCTCTGCTGGACAGACACATGGCCCTGCATGCCGAGGAGGCAGAAACTGACAGAGAGGCCATGAGGGCTCATAAAGCAGccggggcagagggagaggaggagctgCGTTGCTTCTTATGCCCAGAGACCTTCCGCTCTGGCACAGCCTTCCAGTACCACCTGAGTTTTCACACCAACGAGACCCAGCCCCAGGGGCACGGCCAGGGCAGTCAGGGGTGGACAGGGAAACGTAAGGCTGACCAGCTGGAGTACTCCTGCTCCTCCCCCCTGGAGGCTGGCAGCCTGGGGAAGCTTGGCAACATGGGCTTCGACCTGGGGATGGGCTCCTTCCGCCTCTCAGACAAGCTGCTTCAGGGGGCTGTGGCATCTGGCTTCTCCGCAGGCCTCCTGTCCAATGGGAACTCCTCTAGCATTAGTGGGTCGGCCATGGGCGCCGCCACGCCCCGGGGGAAATGGTACCGCTGTCGCTTCTGCGGCAAACACTTCGCCCACTCTGGCGAGTTCACCTACCACCTGCGCATCCACACTGGGGAGAAGCCGTACCAGTGCAAGGTGTGCCTGAGGTTCTTCCGAGGCCGCTCCACCATGATCTGCCACCTGAAGACCCACGCCGGTGCGCTCATGTACCGCTGCACCGTCTGCGGCCTGTATTTCTCCACGCTCAAGCTGGTGTCCTCCCACATGGAGATCCACAAGGACCACCTGCATACAGACTTCAACATAGAGCAGACCTTCATGTACAATGACCACTCCAAAGAACCCCTCCCCGCCCTGGACACCTGA